The following coding sequences are from one Megamonas funiformis window:
- the pfkA gene encoding 6-phosphofructokinase has protein sequence MSVENIAVLTSGTDAPGMNAAIRAVVRTAINNNVRIWGVYDGYRGLVDDNMEELTSISVADIIQRGGTFLGTSFCKRFRTKEGRQLAYENLKKHNIDALIVIGGDGSLRGAEEFERETGFSVIGIPATIENDIWGTDYAIGTDTAVNTILQAINEIRDTAKAHRRTFIIEVMGNKCGWLATYSAVAGGGNMVIVPEEEFDKEKIINKVQKLHDGGKSYLVILASEGTGNMQELVKELEARTGISTRLTVLGLVQRGGSPTANDRVFASVLGEQATLAAVSGLHNIVFGMQRGNIVCIDLRDAITNKKEYPEDLRHLAEVISL, from the coding sequence ATGTCAGTAGAAAATATTGCTGTATTGACAAGTGGTACAGATGCACCAGGAATGAATGCGGCTATTAGAGCTGTAGTGAGAACTGCGATTAATAATAACGTGCGTATATGGGGCGTTTATGATGGATATAGAGGCTTAGTTGATGATAATATGGAAGAATTAACTTCTATATCTGTAGCCGATATTATTCAGCGTGGTGGTACTTTCTTGGGTACAAGTTTTTGTAAGCGTTTCCGTACAAAAGAAGGTCGTCAATTAGCTTATGAAAATCTAAAAAAACATAATATTGATGCTTTGATTGTTATCGGTGGTGATGGTAGCTTACGTGGAGCAGAAGAATTTGAACGTGAAACAGGATTTTCTGTAATTGGTATTCCAGCTACTATTGAAAATGATATTTGGGGAACAGATTATGCTATTGGTACAGATACTGCTGTAAATACTATTTTACAGGCAATCAACGAAATTCGTGATACTGCAAAAGCACATCGTCGTACATTTATTATTGAAGTAATGGGCAATAAATGTGGTTGGCTTGCTACATATTCAGCCGTTGCTGGTGGCGGAAATATGGTTATAGTACCAGAAGAAGAATTTGATAAGGAAAAAATTATCAATAAAGTACAAAAATTACATGATGGTGGTAAATCTTATTTAGTAATTTTGGCTTCTGAAGGTACTGGCAATATGCAAGAGTTAGTAAAAGAATTAGAAGCTAGAACAGGAATTTCCACACGCTTGACTGTTTTAGGTTTAGTTCAACGTGGTGGTTCACCAACAGCTAATGACCGTGTATTTGCAAGTGTATTAGGCGAACAAGCAACACTTGCAGCTGTTTCTGGACTTCATAATATTGTTTTTGGTATGCAACGTGGAAATATTGTTTGCATTGATTTACGTGATGCAATCACTAATAAAAAAGAATACCCAGAAGATTTAAGACATTTAGCAGAAGTGATTTCTTTATAA
- a CDS encoding GntR family transcriptional regulator has product MNSIYEQLKIDRTVPIPLYYQIKTFMIKHIEDNSLKDGELVPPEEELCAYLNVSRPTVRQAFLELVHEGYLNRIKSKGTFVTRPKIAGDFIQKIQTYNQEMQYYGLKPKTKLLSISEIDVFAEVMEKLKLTEKDKVICLERLRYADDKPIVYVKTFIPVKLCKGLIDEDLEQNSLYDTLKTKYNIEIAHINRQIHATVADPYLSDLLGIMENAPLLYITTVAYNQNDIPFEYSLASYRADMYKMNVDLYKDKYYK; this is encoded by the coding sequence ATGAATTCGATATATGAACAATTAAAAATAGATAGAACAGTTCCTATTCCGCTATATTATCAAATAAAAACTTTTATGATAAAGCATATTGAAGATAATAGCTTAAAAGATGGTGAATTAGTTCCACCAGAAGAAGAATTATGTGCATATTTAAATGTTTCAAGACCGACAGTTAGACAAGCGTTTTTAGAATTAGTACATGAAGGTTATTTAAATAGAATTAAATCAAAAGGGACATTTGTTACTCGTCCTAAAATTGCAGGGGATTTCATTCAAAAAATCCAAACATATAATCAAGAGATGCAATATTATGGATTAAAGCCTAAAACGAAGCTTTTATCTATATCAGAAATAGATGTCTTTGCTGAAGTTATGGAAAAATTGAAGCTAACAGAAAAAGATAAAGTTATTTGTCTTGAACGTTTGCGCTATGCTGATGATAAACCTATAGTTTATGTTAAAACTTTTATACCTGTGAAATTATGTAAGGGCTTAATTGATGAAGATTTAGAGCAAAATTCTTTATACGATACTTTAAAAACAAAATATAATATAGAGATTGCTCATATTAATCGTCAAATTCATGCAACAGTTGCTGACCCTTATTTATCTGATTTATTGGGTATTATGGAAAATGCTCCATTATTATATATAACAACGGTTGCATATAATCAAAATGATATTCCATTTGAATATTCATTAGCATCTTATCGAGCAGATATGTATAAAATGAATGTAGATTTATATAAAGATAAGTATTATAAATAA
- a CDS encoding FGGY family carbohydrate kinase: MGKYLLAHDLGTSGNKATLFSTEGQLIASCTYNYDVYYSNNNWAEQNPNDWWQAVIATTKTLIKNINPKDILAVSFSGQMMGCVCVDKKTRTTKKCYYLGRYACYKTNSTNS; the protein is encoded by the coding sequence ATGGGTAAATACTTACTAGCTCACGACTTAGGAACATCTGGAAATAAAGCCACTTTATTTTCCACAGAAGGGCAACTCATCGCTAGTTGCACATATAATTATGATGTTTATTACTCTAATAATAATTGGGCAGAACAAAATCCTAACGATTGGTGGCAAGCTGTCATAGCTACCACTAAAACATTAATAAAAAATATTAATCCTAAAGATATTTTAGCTGTGTCCTTTAGTGGTCAAATGATGGGTTGTGTCTGTGTAGATAAAAAAACAAGAACCACTAAGAAATGCTATTATTTGGGCAGATATGCGTGCTACAAAACAAACTCAACAAATAGCTAA
- a CDS encoding IS3 family transposase (programmed frameshift): MTKYSNEFKVKAIKMVLKGDSISHVAKILNMPDIAPLCRWISHYEHGGIPQLLHKNRKYTPIFKQKVIEYKWLHHLSLNQTAAKFSIPNTGTISTWEKLYHSYGFSGLLAKKRGRPSMKKSKSKYKVNKPKKELSYVEKLEQEVYQLRMENDLLKKWHALMKQWEKEKTLVLVIAKLRKKYTLKALLNYTKLAKSTYYDALKKLSREDKYKGLKTLIHNICNKNHGRYGYRRVTMQLHKQGIKINHKVVMRLMKEENLTCKVRAKKYKSYRGQEGKIAKNILNRNFKAEKPNEKWATDVTEFALCNEKIYLSPIIDLYNGEIISYKISKRPILKQVLDMVEDATRKIKETKGIILHSDQGWQYQNKKYQKLLKEKGIIQSMSRKGNCLDNAVIENFFGLLKSELFYLKKFKSVEDFIKELKSYIKYYNTKRIKIKLKGLSPVEYRIKFQLVA, from the exons ATGACTAAATACTCAAATGAATTTAAAGTTAAAGCAATTAAAATGGTTTTAAAAGGAGATTCTATTTCTCATGTAGCTAAAATTCTAAACATGCCAGATATAGCTCCTCTTTGCAGATGGATATCTCATTATGAACATGGTGGTATTCCACAACTTCTTCATAAAAATCGTAAATATACTCCTATCTTTAAGCAAAAAGTTATTGAATATAAATGGCTACATCATTTATCATTAAATCAAACAGCAGCCAAATTTTCCATTCCTAATACTGGTACAATTTCTACATGGGAAAAGTTGTATCATTCTTATGGCTTTTCTGGCTTACTTGCTAAGAAACGAGGTAGACCATCTATGAAAAAATCTAAATCTAAATACAAAGTTAACAAACCTAAAAAAGAACTTTCTTATGTTGAAAAATTGGAACAAGAAGTTTATCAATTAAGGATGGAAAATGACCTATTAAAAAAGTGGCATGCCTTAATGAAGCAATGGGAAAAGGAA AAGACACTAGTTTTAGTAATTGCTAAATTAAGGAAAAAATATACTCTAAAAGCCCTATTAAACTATACAAAATTAGCTAAAAGCACATATTATGATGCATTAAAAAAATTATCTAGAGAAGATAAATATAAAGGATTAAAAACATTAATTCATAATATTTGTAATAAAAATCATGGAAGATATGGATATAGAAGAGTAACTATGCAGCTGCATAAACAAGGGATAAAAATCAATCATAAAGTTGTTATGAGATTGATGAAAGAAGAAAATTTAACATGCAAAGTAAGAGCAAAGAAATACAAATCGTATAGAGGGCAAGAAGGAAAAATAGCTAAAAATATATTAAATAGAAATTTCAAAGCAGAAAAACCAAACGAAAAATGGGCAACAGATGTAACAGAATTTGCATTATGTAATGAAAAAATATACTTATCACCAATAATAGATTTATATAACGGAGAAATAATAAGTTATAAAATATCGAAAAGACCAATACTAAAGCAAGTATTAGATATGGTAGAAGATGCAACAAGAAAGATAAAAGAAACAAAAGGGATAATTCTACACTCAGACCAAGGATGGCAGTATCAGAATAAAAAATATCAAAAATTATTAAAAGAAAAAGGCATTATCCAAAGCATGAGCCGAAAAGGTAATTGCTTAGATAATGCTGTAATAGAAAATTTCTTTGGTTTGCTAAAAAGCGAATTATTCTATTTAAAAAAATTCAAATCCGTTGAAGATTTTATAAAAGAGTTAAAATCTTATATAAAATATTATAATACAAAACGGATAAAGATAAAACTAAAAGGACTTAGTCCTGTAGAATACAGAATTAAGTTTCAATTAGTAGCCTAA
- a CDS encoding phosphoribosylaminoimidazolecarboxamide formyltransferase: MNSMELKYGCNPNQKPARVFMKDGQDLPFTVLNGRPGYINLLDAFNSWQLVRELREATGLPSAASFKHVSPAGAAVAVPLSETLKKMYFVEGIELTPMATAYIRARGADRMSSYGDFAALSDECDAATARFLAREVSDGVIAPSYSAEALEILKTKRKGNYLVIQMNPDYKAPELETKEVFGVTFEQKRNDIKITEELFNNIPTKNKNITDEAKRDLLIALITLKYTQSNSVCYAKDGQAIGIGAGQQSRVHCTRLAGNKADIWHLRQAPQVLNLPFKPDVRRPDRDNAIDVYISDEYMDLLGGDDWKRVFTEKPPVFTKEEKDAWLAQVKGVALGSDAFFPFGDNIERAHKSGVEFVAQSGGSIRDDNVIETCDKYNMAMAFVGIRLFHH, encoded by the coding sequence ATGAATTCTATGGAATTAAAATACGGATGTAACCCTAATCAAAAACCTGCTCGCGTTTTTATGAAAGATGGACAAGATTTACCATTCACAGTTTTAAATGGACGTCCAGGTTATATTAATCTTTTAGATGCCTTTAACAGTTGGCAATTAGTTCGTGAATTAAGAGAAGCTACAGGTCTTCCATCTGCTGCATCTTTTAAACATGTAAGCCCTGCTGGTGCAGCTGTTGCTGTTCCTTTATCTGAAACATTGAAAAAAATGTATTTCGTTGAAGGTATCGAACTCACACCTATGGCTACAGCATATATTCGCGCTCGTGGTGCTGACCGCATGTCTTCTTATGGAGATTTTGCTGCACTTTCCGATGAATGTGATGCTGCTACAGCTCGTTTCTTAGCCCGTGAAGTATCCGATGGTGTTATTGCTCCATCTTACAGTGCTGAAGCTTTAGAAATCTTAAAAACAAAACGTAAAGGTAACTATCTTGTAATTCAGATGAACCCTGATTACAAAGCACCTGAACTTGAAACAAAAGAAGTTTTTGGCGTTACTTTTGAACAAAAACGCAATGATATTAAAATCACTGAAGAATTATTCAATAACATTCCTACAAAAAATAAAAATATCACAGATGAAGCAAAACGTGATTTACTTATCGCTTTAATCACATTGAAATACACTCAATCCAATTCCGTATGCTATGCTAAAGACGGACAGGCTATCGGTATCGGTGCTGGTCAGCAATCCCGTGTACATTGCACTCGTCTTGCTGGTAATAAAGCAGATATCTGGCATTTACGTCAAGCACCTCAAGTATTAAACTTACCATTTAAACCAGATGTTCGCCGTCCAGACCGCGATAATGCAATTGATGTATATATCTCTGATGAATATATGGATTTACTCGGTGGCGACGATTGGAAACGCGTATTCACTGAAAAACCTCCAGTATTCACTAAAGAAGAAAAAGATGCTTGGCTCGCTCAAGTAAAAGGCGTAGCTCTTGGCTCTGATGCATTCTTCCCATTCGGCGATAACATTGAACGTGCTCATAAATCTGGCGTAGAATTTGTCGCTCAAAGCGGTGGTTCTATTCGTGATGATAATGTTATTGAAACTTGTGATAAATACAATATGGCAATGGCATTCGTTGGAATTCGTTTATTCCATCATTAA
- a CDS encoding FGGY family carbohydrate kinase: MRATKQTQQIAKQISPQRFYEITGHRLSPSYGGQKLMWIKDNEPHIYAKTYKMLNAKDFIILKLTNQFVTEYSDASSTCLMDLNKLCWSDELLNIMGIDKQKMPKLLKSTDITGYITNTASELTGLCPNTPVVCGGGDGVCAAVGTGCIKEGIAHSSIGTSSWISITTKNLFSPKIKALLIGLI, translated from the coding sequence ATGCGTGCTACAAAACAAACTCAACAAATAGCTAAACAAATATCACCTCAAAGATTTTATGAAATAACAGGTCATCGTCTTTCTCCTAGCTATGGTGGTCAAAAACTTATGTGGATAAAAGATAATGAACCGCATATTTATGCTAAAACGTATAAAATGCTAAATGCAAAAGACTTCATCATTTTAAAATTAACAAATCAATTTGTTACTGAATACAGTGATGCCTCCTCTACTTGTCTAATGGATTTAAATAAATTATGTTGGTCTGATGAATTATTAAATATTATGGGCATTGATAAACAAAAAATGCCTAAACTCTTAAAATCCACTGATATTACCGGATATATAACTAATACTGCTAGTGAATTAACTGGACTTTGCCCTAATACACCTGTTGTTTGTGGTGGAGGCGATGGGGTATGTGCTGCCGTTGGCACTGGTTGTATCAAAGAGGGAATTGCTCATAGTAGTATTGGTACTTCTTCTTGGATATCTATAACTACAAAAAACCTATTTTCTCCAAAAATAAAAGCACTTTTAATTGGGCTCATATAG
- the deoC gene encoding deoxyribose-phosphate aldolase, with amino-acid sequence MNKFSKYFDHTCLKPYATREDIAKLCEEAKKYDFMMVAINSTQTKLCKELLKETDIHVGAAISFPLGQTTIETKVFETKDAIANGADEIDYVINITELKEKNYDYIKEEMTQIVDVCRKHNVISKVIFENCYLTDEEKIKLCEIALEVKPDFIKTSTGFGTGGATVEDVKLMKSIVKDTVKVKAAGGIRDLDTCLKMIEAGAERIGTSSAIKITEAYNNK; translated from the coding sequence ATGAATAAATTTAGTAAATACTTTGATCACACATGTTTAAAACCTTATGCTACTAGAGAAGATATTGCTAAACTTTGCGAAGAAGCTAAAAAATATGATTTTATGATGGTAGCTATCAATTCTACACAGACAAAATTATGCAAAGAACTTTTAAAAGAAACTGATATTCATGTAGGTGCTGCTATTAGTTTTCCTTTAGGGCAAACTACAATAGAAACTAAAGTCTTTGAAACTAAAGATGCTATTGCAAATGGTGCAGATGAAATTGATTATGTAATTAATATTACAGAATTAAAAGAAAAAAATTATGATTATATCAAAGAAGAAATGACTCAAATAGTAGATGTTTGCAGAAAACATAATGTAATTTCTAAAGTTATTTTTGAAAACTGCTATCTTACTGATGAAGAAAAAATTAAATTATGCGAAATAGCACTTGAAGTAAAACCAGACTTCATCAAAACTTCTACAGGCTTTGGTACAGGTGGCGCTACAGTTGAAGATGTAAAACTCATGAAAAGCATTGTCAAAGACACAGTAAAAGTAAAAGCCGCTGGTGGAATTCGCGATTTAGATACTTGCTTAAAAATGATTGAAGCTGGCGCTGAAAGAATTGGCACATCTTCTGCTATAAAAATCACAGAAGCATACAATAATAAATAA
- a CDS encoding PTS transporter subunit EIIC, whose product MNTSSQHQKSMINTIIDGIAGIFLPIVSLLSAAGILKGIIAVLIATDVLIKESDNYLVLNAMTDSLFYFLPMLLAYTSAKKFGANPFTAVVIAGIFLYPSLNHILESGQTVEFFHIPLKGVTYHSSVIPIILASALLTFVEKFLNKIFPDMVKGFLTPLLCIIFVGFVTLFLFGPIGMVIGDFLANIYEYIYKFSPIISGALLGTVIQPMVIFGFHWSFILIGMNNIAVLGSDTVLALMGPAVFAQAGAGLAVFLKSKDTKFKSICASSILSALFGITEPIMFGVNLPRKKPMIAVCIGGGIGGAIAGYSGAKAIAFAFPSLASLPVFYGDGFLLYILSDVIAAIIAFIIAYCLKFKVDLAK is encoded by the coding sequence ATGAACACTTCTTCTCAACACCAAAAATCAATGATTAATACTATAATTGATGGTATCGCTGGTATATTTTTACCCATTGTCAGTTTACTAAGTGCCGCTGGTATCTTAAAAGGTATTATTGCTGTATTAATTGCCACAGATGTACTAATTAAAGAAAGTGATAATTACCTTGTTTTAAATGCCATGACTGACAGTTTATTTTACTTTTTACCCATGTTATTAGCCTATACATCAGCTAAAAAATTTGGTGCTAATCCCTTTACTGCTGTCGTTATTGCAGGTATTTTCCTTTATCCTTCACTAAATCATATCTTAGAATCTGGTCAAACTGTAGAATTCTTCCATATTCCTTTAAAAGGTGTTACCTACCATTCTAGTGTTATCCCTATTATTTTAGCTTCAGCATTATTAACTTTTGTTGAAAAATTCTTAAATAAAATTTTCCCTGATATGGTAAAAGGGTTTTTGACACCTCTTTTGTGTATTATTTTTGTAGGATTTGTAACATTATTCTTATTTGGCCCTATTGGTATGGTTATAGGTGATTTTCTCGCTAATATCTATGAATATATCTATAAATTTTCCCCAATTATATCAGGAGCGTTATTAGGTACAGTCATTCAACCAATGGTAATCTTTGGTTTCCACTGGAGTTTTATTTTAATCGGTATGAATAATATTGCCGTATTGGGTTCGGATACAGTTTTAGCCTTAATGGGACCTGCTGTATTTGCTCAAGCTGGTGCAGGACTTGCTGTATTCTTAAAAAGTAAAGATACGAAATTTAAATCCATTTGCGCATCTTCTATTTTGTCAGCATTATTTGGTATCACTGAACCAATTATGTTTGGTGTAAATTTACCTCGCAAAAAGCCTATGATAGCCGTATGCATCGGTGGTGGTATTGGTGGTGCTATCGCTGGTTATTCAGGCGCTAAAGCTATCGCTTTTGCCTTTCCTAGTCTAGCTTCTCTTCCTGTATTTTATGGCGATGGCTTTCTATTGTATATTTTAAGTGATGTAATTGCTGCCATTATTGCTTTCATCATCGCTTATTGTTTAAAATTTAAAGTTGATTTAGCAAAATAA
- a CDS encoding FGGY-family carbohydrate kinase — protein sequence MDIYNYKKPIFSKNKSTFNWAHIVPGYILPTGTMQSGGGAYSWYINKFCQYEQNLAQRGHKSIYDILEQELANTSVGSNGLLFLPYLIGERSPWWNTNAKANFIGLKMEHQRKDLLRAIQEGVAMNLNIILNIFKAENIHISELVAVGGGAKSKSWQKIFADVYNTKIILPKLLDEAASMGAAITAGVGIGIFKDFEVASKFISLDKIIEPTPTNVKKYQKLQPIFEKAYLQLQSLFEQLNDFSEKRVLDE from the coding sequence TTGGATATCTATAACTACAAAAAACCTATTTTCTCCAAAAATAAAAGCACTTTTAATTGGGCTCATATAGTTCCTGGATATATCCTACCTACTGGTACTATGCAAAGCGGTGGGGGCGCTTACTCTTGGTATATAAATAAATTTTGCCAATACGAACAAAATCTAGCTCAAAGAGGACATAAATCTATTTATGACATATTAGAACAAGAACTTGCTAATACTTCTGTTGGTAGCAATGGACTATTATTTTTGCCTTACCTTATTGGTGAACGAAGTCCTTGGTGGAATACAAATGCTAAAGCTAATTTCATTGGTCTAAAAATGGAACATCAGCGAAAAGATTTATTGCGAGCAATTCAAGAAGGCGTTGCTATGAATTTAAATATTATCTTAAATATATTTAAAGCTGAAAATATCCATATATCTGAATTAGTAGCTGTTGGGGGTGGAGCTAAAAGTAAATCATGGCAAAAAATATTTGCTGATGTTTATAATACTAAAATCATTCTGCCAAAATTATTAGATGAAGCTGCTTCTATGGGTGCTGCTATCACTGCTGGTGTTGGCATTGGTATTTTTAAAGATTTTGAAGTAGCCAGCAAATTTATTTCTTTAGATAAAATAATTGAACCTACCCCTACAAACGTAAAAAAATATCAAAAATTACAGCCAATTTTTGAAAAAGCTTATTTGCAATTGCAATCATTATTTGAACAATTAAATGATTTCAGTGAAAAGAGGGTTTTAGATGAATAA
- the dhaL gene encoding dihydroxyacetone kinase subunit DhaL has protein sequence METINKLKLKEILGNILESIQDAKDELIALDGAMGDGDLGLTMCKGFEAIYQEIDILEETDMGKLMMKLGMKMNSVVPSTMGTLISTCFVKSAPKAKGKSELNLTDLVEMGKAAVDGVMQRGGSKIGDKTMLDALAPAINALEQSLSENKTLAEAQQAAYQASIEGVEKTKTLKSVHGRAAYYNEQSIGKQDPGATAVMYIFRGIAKSF, from the coding sequence ATGGAAACTATTAATAAACTCAAATTAAAGGAAATTCTTGGTAATATTTTGGAGTCTATACAAGATGCTAAAGATGAATTAATTGCTCTTGATGGTGCTATGGGCGATGGAGATTTAGGTCTTACTATGTGCAAAGGATTTGAAGCAATTTATCAAGAAATTGATATACTAGAAGAAACTGATATGGGGAAATTAATGATGAAATTAGGAATGAAAATGAATTCTGTAGTTCCTTCCACTATGGGAACATTAATTTCTACTTGTTTCGTAAAATCTGCACCAAAAGCCAAAGGCAAATCTGAATTAAATCTAACAGATTTAGTAGAAATGGGCAAAGCTGCTGTTGATGGTGTTATGCAACGTGGTGGTAGTAAAATCGGTGATAAAACTATGCTAGATGCTTTAGCTCCAGCAATTAATGCCTTAGAACAATCATTATCTGAAAATAAAACATTAGCTGAAGCTCAACAAGCTGCATATCAAGCATCAATAGAAGGTGTAGAAAAAACAAAAACTTTAAAATCTGTTCATGGTAGAGCTGCTTATTATAATGAACAATCTATAGGCAAGCAAGATCCTGGAGCTACTGCTGTTATGTATATTTTCCGTGGTATTGCTAAATCATTTTAA
- a CDS encoding aldo/keto reductase yields the protein MNNILLNNGVKIPQIGFGTWKAPTSEVTINAVKTAIENGYTHIDCASVYGNEKEVGQGIIASNISRDKLFITGKLWNDIRGYDETITAFNQTLNDLAIDYLDLYLIHWPRPQKYHDDYIEKNRQSWKAMEDLYKQGKIRAIGVSNFKEHHIDELLETCEIKPMVNQIEFHPSCLQKDIRDYCKQRNIVVVGYSPLANGKVFQCEELKIFAQKYNASIAQLCVQYALQHNVIPLVKSVTKERIIENLKINFTISCEDLCVIDNITTCGGSYKDSDNINF from the coding sequence ATGAATAATATTCTTTTAAATAATGGTGTAAAAATTCCTCAAATTGGTTTTGGCACATGGAAAGCACCAACAAGTGAAGTTACTATAAATGCTGTGAAAACAGCTATCGAAAATGGTTATACACATATCGATTGTGCTAGCGTTTATGGCAATGAAAAAGAAGTTGGTCAAGGCATTATTGCTAGTAATATTTCTCGCGATAAATTATTTATCACAGGTAAATTATGGAATGACATTCGCGGTTATGATGAAACTATTACAGCCTTTAATCAAACATTAAATGATTTAGCTATTGATTATTTAGATTTATATTTAATTCATTGGCCAAGACCACAAAAATACCATGATGATTATATTGAAAAAAACCGCCAATCATGGAAAGCTATGGAAGATTTATATAAACAAGGAAAAATTCGTGCTATTGGTGTGAGCAATTTTAAAGAGCATCATATTGATGAATTACTTGAAACTTGTGAAATCAAACCTATGGTTAATCAAATTGAATTTCATCCTAGCTGTTTGCAAAAAGATATTAGAGATTATTGTAAACAACGCAATATCGTAGTTGTCGGTTATAGTCCTTTGGCAAATGGTAAAGTATTTCAATGTGAGGAATTAAAAATCTTTGCTCAAAAATATAATGCTTCAATAGCGCAATTATGTGTTCAATATGCTTTACAACACAATGTTATACCTCTTGTGAAAAGTGTTACTAAAGAGCGTATTATTGAAAATCTAAAAATAAATTTTACAATTAGTTGTGAAGATTTGTGTGTTATTGATAATATAACTACTTGTGGTGGTTCTTACAAAGATAGTGATAATATTAATTTTTAA
- a CDS encoding dihydroxyacetone kinase subunit DhaK: MKKLINKPEDFARETIEGIVLAHPESLKMVNNSWHCLVRADEKKEGKVAIATGGGSGHLPVFLGYVGYGLADRVTVGNVFASPSAEAMHEVDKAINSGAGVLHLYGRYGGDIMNFGMASDLDEMEDIPVKEVLVTDDIASAPKGSESKRRGVAGLVFAYKCAGAAAEKMYNLDEVARIAQKTVDNTRTMGVALTPCIVPEAGKATFSIAEDEMEIGMGIHGEPGIHRTKLMKIDDVVSNIMEKILEDLPFEDGCEVAVLVNGLGGTPKEELYLAYRKLYQILSDKNISIHRKYIGEYATSLEMAGMSISLLKLDDELKEMIDAPCYSPFFEQNH, encoded by the coding sequence ATGAAAAAATTAATTAATAAACCAGAAGACTTTGCTCGTGAAACAATAGAAGGAATTGTCTTAGCTCATCCAGAATCCTTAAAAATGGTAAATAATAGTTGGCACTGTTTAGTTCGTGCAGACGAAAAAAAAGAAGGAAAAGTAGCTATTGCTACTGGTGGTGGTTCTGGTCATCTCCCAGTATTTTTAGGATATGTTGGTTATGGTCTTGCTGACAGAGTAACTGTTGGTAATGTATTTGCTTCTCCAAGCGCAGAAGCTATGCATGAAGTTGATAAAGCTATTAATTCTGGTGCTGGTGTATTACATTTATATGGTCGCTATGGTGGCGATATTATGAATTTTGGTATGGCTTCTGATTTAGATGAAATGGAAGACATTCCTGTAAAAGAAGTATTAGTAACCGATGATATTGCTTCTGCACCTAAGGGTAGTGAAAGTAAACGTCGTGGAGTTGCAGGTTTAGTATTTGCCTATAAATGTGCTGGTGCAGCTGCCGAAAAAATGTATAACTTAGACGAAGTTGCTCGTATAGCTCAAAAAACTGTTGATAATACAAGAACAATGGGCGTTGCTCTTACACCTTGTATTGTTCCAGAAGCTGGTAAAGCTACTTTCAGTATTGCTGAAGATGAAATGGAAATCGGTATGGGTATACATGGGGAACCAGGTATTCATCGTACTAAATTAATGAAAATTGATGATGTTGTTAGTAATATTATGGAAAAAATCCTTGAAGATCTACCATTTGAAGATGGTTGTGAAGTTGCTGTTTTAGTAAATGGTCTAGGTGGTACACCAAAAGAAGAATTATATCTTGCTTATCGTAAACTTTATCAAATCTTATCTGACAAAAATATTTCTATACATCGTAAATATATTGGTGAATATGCTACTTCTCTTGAAATGGCAGGAATGTCTATATCTTTATTAAAATTAGATGATGAGTTAAAAGAAATGATTGATGCTCCTTGCTATTCTCCATTTTTTGAACAAAATCATTAA